The following proteins are encoded in a genomic region of Corticium candelabrum chromosome 11, ooCorCand1.1, whole genome shotgun sequence:
- the LOC134186700 gene encoding mitogen-activated protein kinase kinase kinase 15-like: protein MLHNIVTFLDKDEEETLALLKLSCTTYKFVPYYVLEDGSVIATEVQHGGGKQNGTRTGVPLVRKFRRMLQEMDVAARKQHKEYFLSALRKARENSKGEELKEELGRIKKMMDEDPRLYSGDIIVQLLLTYRDMQDYDAMVNLVEQLPVDEQTQKAAVQQHYAFALNRRKNEGDREKALAILKEVLKKKENHVPDLLCLCGRIYKDIFVESEYGDQESLENAIVWYRQGFDVQPNVYAGINLATLLVISGKQFNKSTELQRIGITLNNLLGKKGSLESLQDYWDVATFFEISVLAEDYSKACAAAECMFKMKPPVWYLKSTLGNINLINSLRKDETENVSQEKTGFDFWMDFFVEATVETTAAVRFPVLVLEPSKIYVPSYVVVHTDTDEKSIELCHVCWPQSLEKFPHNWKFSADSIKSVSLYKREERCLFLYVQENSDDFQVFFPSIAHRQRFHELSMRIVDLEEVGQDIDQEEEGFPYEYEYDEKTNERVILGRGTFGVVYAGFHSSTKQRLAIKEVPEKDKSDVQPLHEEIRLHQQLHNNNIVRYLGSRSEDGFFKIFMERVPGGSLASLLKKHWGPLKNDEKIIRHYTRQIVAGLNYLHNQKIVHRDIKGDNVLVNTYSGVVKISDFGTSKRLSGINPSSASFTGTMQFMAPEVIDAGQRGYGMKADIWSLGCTVIEMATGLPPFFELGSPHAAVFKVGFHKIHPDIPEEMSEDAKSFLKRCFDPNPGTRASAVELLQHPFLAVKRTKSGDSKKRPNSVATTLPEDRYQRSYSTPVLQDANTASSVDNRTASKYVEVLLWK, encoded by the exons ATGCTACACAACATCGTAACATTTCTTGACAAGGATGAGGAAGAGACGTTGGCGTTGCTAAAG cTGTCGTGCACTACCTACAAGTTTGTTCCTTATTATGTGTTGGAAGACGGCAGTGTTATTGCTACTGAAGTTCAACATGGAGGTGGAAAACAGAATGGGACACGAACAGGAGTGCCATTGGTTCGGAAGTTTCGAAGGATGTTGCAGGAAATGGATGTGGCAGCTCGTAAGCAGCACAAGGAGTATTTTCTAAGTGCTTTACGTAAAGCCAGGGAAAATTCGAAAGGAGAAGAACTTAAAGag GAGTTGGGAAGAATCAAGAAGATGATGGATGAAGATCCACGTTTGTACTCAGGAGATATTATTGTACAGTTGCTACTGACATACAGGGACATGCAG GATTATGATGCTATGGTGAATCTAGTTGAGCAGTTACCTGTTGATGAGCAAACACAGAAGGCTGCTGTTCAACAGCATTATGCCTTTGCTTTGAATCG ACGGAAAAATGAAGGTGACAGGGAGAAAGCCTTGGCGATTCTAAAagaa gtaTTGAAAAAGAAAGAGAACCATGTACCTGATCTTCTCTGTCTTTGTGGACGCATTTACAAAGACATATTTGTTGAATCTGAGTATGGAGACCAAGAATCGTTAGAAAATGCTATTGTGTGGTATCGACAGGGGTTTGATGTCCAACCTAATGTGTATGCTGGTATCAATCTGGCAACTCTGCTTGTCATATCAGGCAAACAGTTCAACAAATCAACAGAACTACAAAGAATAG GCATCACATTGAACAATCTCTTGGGAAAGAAGGGGAGCCTGGAGTCTTTACAAGACTACTGGGATGTGGCCACATTCTTTGAGATAAGTGTATTGGCTGAAGACTACAGCAAAGCGTGTGCCGCTGCTGAGTGTATGTTCAAGATGAAGCCACCAGTATG GTATCTCAAATCAACTCTTGGAAACATCAACTTGATCAACTCTTTGAGGAAGGATGAGACTGAGAATGTAAGCCAAGAGAAAACG GGATTTGATTTCTGGATGGATTTTTTTGTTGAGGCTACAGTTGAAACAACAGCTGCAGTCAGATTTCCA GTGCTTGTTCTTGAACCGAGCAAAATCTATGTCCCAAGTTATGTGgttgtacacacagacaccgaTGAGAAG TCCATTGAGCTGTGTCACGTATGCTGGCCTCAGTCGTTGGAAAAG TTTCCCCACAACTGGAAATTTTCTGCTGACTCAATCAAAAGTGTTAG CCTGTACAAGAGGGAGGAGAGATGTTTGTTCCTCTATGTGCAAGAAAACTCTGATGACTTTCAGGTCTTCTTTCCATCTATAGCTCACAGACAAAG GTTTCATGAATTGTCTATGCGTATTGTGGATCTGGAGGAGGTAGGACAAGACATTGATCAGGAGGAGGAGGGATTTCCT TATGAGTATGAATATGATGAGAAAACAAATGAAAGAGTTATTCTCGGTCGAGGAACATTTGGTGTCGTCTATGCAGGATTTCATTCAAGCACCAAACAGCGCCTGGCTATTAAGGAAGTTCCTGAGAAAGACAAAAG TGATGTGCAGCCTCTCCATGAAGAGATACGACTTCATCAGCAGCTTCACAATAATAACATTGTTCGCTACCTTGGGTCTCGAAGTGAGGATGGTTTCTTCAAGATTTTTATGGAGCGAGTGCCTGGAG GGAGCTTGGCATCTTTACTGAAGAAACACTGGGGTCCTTTGAAGAACGATGAGAAGATAATTCGACATTACACACGGCAGATTGTAGCAGGATTGAATTATTTG CATAACCAAAAAATAGTTCACAGAGATATTAAAG GTGACAATGTATTGGTGAATACATACAGTGGTGTTGTCAAGATATCTGACTTTGGTACATCAAAACGACTGTCTGGCATCAATCCTAGCAGTGCATCATTTACTG GGACAATGCAGTTTATGGCTCCAGAAGTAATTGATGCTGGCCAGAGAGGATATGGAATGAAG GCTGACATTTGGTCTCTTGGCTGCACTGTGATAGAAATGGCGACTGGTCTGCCACCATTCTTTGAA CTGGGTAGCCCTCATGCTGCTGTCTTCAAAGTTGGGTTTCACAAAATCCATCCCGATATTCCAGAGGAGATGTCAGAGGATGCCAAGAGTTTTCTCAAAAG ATGCTTTGATCCTAATCCTGGAACAAGAGCATCAGCAGTTGAGCTTCTTCAACATCCATTCTTAGCTGTAAA AAGGACCAAGTCTGGCGATTCTAAAAAACGGCCTAACTCTGTTGCAACAACACTTCCCGAGGATCGGTATCAACGTAGTTACTCCA CACCTGTTCTACAAGATGCAAACACAGCATCTTCAGTTGA TAACAGAACTGCTTCTAAATATGTTGAAGTTTTGCTGTGGAAATGA